A genome region from Desulfobacterales bacterium includes the following:
- a CDS encoding universal stress protein has protein sequence MKIMVGYDQSNAAKEALTLAEKHAKAFDAKVYVVRSLAQSREMKREDIQKAEQELEKIRRSFRDKGIECKAEAIVSPITPGEDLVQFVNEREIDEIIVGVKRRSKVGKLIFGSNAQYIILMAPCPVVAVK, from the coding sequence ATGAAGATTATGGTGGGATATGATCAATCCAATGCTGCCAAAGAAGCGTTAACGCTGGCCGAGAAACACGCCAAAGCCTTTGACGCCAAAGTATATGTCGTCAGGTCATTGGCCCAAAGTCGTGAAATGAAACGGGAAGATATACAAAAGGCCGAACAGGAGCTTGAAAAAATCAGGCGGTCTTTCAGAGACAAAGGGATTGAATGCAAAGCCGAAGCCATTGTCAGCCCGATTACTCCCGGAGAAGATCTGGTTCAATTTGTCAATGAAAGAGAGATTGATGAAATTATCGTTGGGGTCAAAAGAAGATCGAAAGTGGGAAAGCTCATATTCGGGTCCAACGCGCAGTATATCATACTGATGGCGCCATGCCCGGTCGTTGCGGTCAAATGA
- a CDS encoding ABC transporter ATP-binding protein, with protein sequence MAILDVSDLKQYFYLEPTFLAKLVGGKKPRVIKAVDGMSFSLDAGEIMGLAGESGCGKSTCCLAIAKLREPTGGTIRYKENDIAVMSKTELRKYRREVQLIFQDPYESLNPRYTVFDLVAEPLRALTEKNKTEIRERTLETISMAGLEPDEYKNRYPHQMSGGERQRVGIAQALVLEPNLVIADEPLSMLDVSIRAGILDLIRDLSERMNFSCIYVSHDLSILSNISERLMIMYLGRIMELGITKDVITEPFHPYAQALIAAVPIPDPAYTRPIPEIRGEVAQPIDPPPGCRFQTRCLQVMDICRGTEPPLKEVKPGHAVACHLY encoded by the coding sequence ATGGCAATCCTCGACGTCAGCGACTTAAAACAGTATTTCTATCTCGAACCCACCTTTCTGGCTAAACTGGTAGGCGGCAAGAAACCCAGAGTCATCAAGGCTGTCGATGGCATGAGCTTCTCCCTGGATGCCGGCGAAATCATGGGCCTGGCCGGAGAGTCGGGTTGCGGCAAGTCCACTTGCTGCCTGGCGATCGCCAAACTTCGGGAACCGACCGGCGGTACCATCCGCTACAAAGAAAACGATATCGCCGTGATGTCCAAAACAGAGCTCCGGAAATATCGCCGTGAAGTTCAGCTCATTTTTCAGGATCCCTATGAATCTCTAAACCCGCGGTACACGGTCTTTGATCTGGTGGCAGAACCTTTGCGGGCGCTTACCGAAAAGAATAAAACCGAGATCCGCGAGAGAACCCTGGAAACGATTTCAATGGCCGGCTTAGAGCCCGACGAGTACAAAAACCGCTATCCTCATCAGATGAGCGGCGGGGAAAGACAGCGGGTGGGTATAGCCCAGGCGCTGGTTTTAGAGCCGAATCTAGTCATTGCCGATGAGCCTTTGTCGATGCTGGATGTTTCCATTCGGGCCGGCATACTGGACCTAATCCGGGACCTGTCCGAACGCATGAACTTTTCATGTATTTATGTTTCCCACGACCTTTCCATTCTGTCCAACATTTCGGAGCGGTTGATGATCATGTATCTGGGCAGGATTATGGAACTGGGTATCACAAAGGATGTGATCACCGAGCCATTCCACCCATATGCGCAGGCTCTCATCGCTGCGGTTCCGATCCCCGACCCCGCCTATACAAGGCCCATACCTGAAATTAGAGGCGAAGTTGCCCAGCCCATTGATCCGCCGCCCGGCTGTCGTTTTCAGACGCGATGCCTGCAGGTGATGGATATATGCAGGGGTACTGAACCACCCCTCAAAGAGGTAAAACCAGGGCACGCGGTCGCATGCCATCTCTACTAA
- a CDS encoding ABC transporter permease has product MQEYIIRRILYTIMTIFAVATILFFIFRVMPGDPTAQVISPALDEAAQARLKEAFGLDKPLIMQYVLYLKNLVTLNWGRSYTTQHEVFGILAYRFWNTIFLMGAAMSFTLVIGAGLGMLMAWKRGSALDVGSTVSALVLQSAPPFVTGILFLIILSYRLDLFPTGGMATPGMRLETGIQMLFSKDFLHHLVLPTITTAFYYLATPMLIMRDSMLEVTGSDYIELAQAKGLSPNRVMMKHAARNALLPVFTVSSVLIGFALGGQVIVEQVFSWPGMGQLMVEAASSHDYPVAQATFLMLAALVIVLNLVSDIAYCYLDPRISVGGGKH; this is encoded by the coding sequence GTGCAAGAATATATCATCCGCAGAATCTTATACACGATTATGACGATATTTGCGGTGGCAACAATCCTTTTTTTTATTTTTCGTGTCATGCCCGGCGATCCCACCGCCCAGGTGATCAGCCCAGCCCTGGATGAGGCGGCCCAGGCCCGGTTAAAAGAGGCATTTGGACTGGACAAGCCTTTGATCATGCAATACGTCCTGTACCTTAAAAACCTGGTCACGCTCAACTGGGGCCGATCCTACACCACTCAGCATGAGGTATTCGGCATCCTTGCGTATCGTTTCTGGAACACGATCTTTCTGATGGGCGCCGCCATGAGCTTTACCTTGGTGATTGGCGCGGGCCTGGGTATGCTGATGGCTTGGAAACGTGGCAGCGCCCTTGACGTGGGTTCCACCGTGAGCGCCTTGGTCCTTCAATCCGCTCCTCCTTTTGTGACCGGTATCCTCTTTTTAATAATCTTAAGCTACCGGCTTGATCTTTTTCCAACCGGCGGCATGGCCACCCCGGGCATGCGATTGGAGACAGGGATTCAAATGCTTTTCAGCAAGGATTTCCTGCACCACCTGGTGTTGCCGACGATCACCACTGCCTTTTACTATCTGGCGACTCCGATGCTGATCATGCGGGATTCCATGCTCGAGGTGACCGGTAGCGATTACATTGAGCTGGCCCAGGCCAAGGGATTGTCCCCCAACAGGGTCATGATGAAACACGCTGCCCGTAACGCGCTATTGCCGGTGTTTACTGTTTCATCAGTTCTGATCGGGTTTGCACTGGGAGGGCAGGTCATTGTCGAGCAGGTTTTCTCCTGGCCCGGCATGGGCCAGTTGATGGTTGAAGCAGCTTCTTCGCACGATTACCCGGTGGCGCAGGCCACTTTTTTGATGCTGGCGGCTCTGGTTATTGTCCTGAATCTGGTGTCGGATATTGCCTATTGTTACCTGGATCCGAGGATATCCGTGGGTGGTGGAAAACACTAA
- a CDS encoding ABC transporter ATP-binding protein: protein MILEIENLKTHYQTEQGVVKANDGITLSIDENEVVGLAGESGCGKSTLIRTLIRLVPKSAHVSADKMEFKGQDILSMPEKDFREKILWQGIGLVPQSAMNALNPVYRVGDQCIEAIQAHTDNSKAECEQIVKKLFDAVGLQAGMMKAYPHEFSGGMRQRSMIAMSLVLNPDLVIMDEPTTGLDVLVQERILRNIKEIRKKSESSVSILLITHDISVIAEMSDRIGIMYAGRLMEFAESMELFNEPYHPYTLGLKNAFPSIQALDRELISIPGSPPSLLGDLPGCLFAFRCPFVVPECEKERPPDLEIKPGHFVHCIRTDHVEEFRKLAGDKKTWQSSTSAT, encoded by the coding sequence ATGATTTTAGAAATAGAAAATCTGAAAACCCATTATCAAACAGAGCAGGGTGTCGTAAAGGCCAATGACGGGATCACTTTATCTATCGATGAAAACGAGGTCGTCGGCCTTGCCGGTGAATCCGGTTGCGGCAAATCGACCCTCATTCGCACCCTAATTCGTCTGGTTCCCAAAAGCGCTCATGTATCGGCTGACAAAATGGAATTTAAAGGACAGGACATTCTTTCCATGCCAGAGAAAGATTTCCGGGAAAAAATTCTCTGGCAAGGAATCGGCCTGGTCCCCCAGAGCGCAATGAACGCCCTTAACCCGGTCTACCGGGTCGGGGACCAGTGCATCGAAGCGATCCAGGCCCACACCGATAATAGTAAAGCTGAATGCGAACAGATTGTTAAAAAGCTTTTTGACGCGGTGGGCCTGCAGGCCGGCATGATGAAGGCTTATCCCCATGAATTCAGCGGCGGTATGCGCCAGCGCTCCATGATCGCCATGTCCCTGGTTTTAAACCCTGATCTGGTCATTATGGATGAACCAACCACCGGCCTGGACGTTCTGGTCCAGGAACGGATCCTGAGAAACATCAAGGAAATCCGCAAGAAGTCCGAGTCATCGGTATCCATACTGCTCATTACCCATGACATTTCTGTCATTGCGGAAATGAGCGATCGCATCGGAATTATGTACGCGGGCCGCTTGATGGAATTTGCCGAATCGATGGAGCTTTTCAATGAGCCCTATCACCCGTATACACTGGGTCTTAAAAATGCTTTTCCCAGCATTCAAGCCCTTGATCGGGAGCTCATTTCAATTCCCGGCTCGCCGCCATCTTTGCTGGGGGATCTTCCCGGGTGCCTTTTTGCCTTCCGGTGCCCGTTTGTTGTTCCGGAATGTGAGAAGGAAAGGCCGCCGGATCTGGAGATAAAACCGGGTCATTTCGTGCATTGCATTCGTACCGATCATGTGGAAGAATTTCGCAAACTAGCGGGAGACAAAAAGACATGGCAATCCTCGACGTCAGCGACTTAA
- a CDS encoding enolase C-terminal domain-like protein, giving the protein MKITGLELFHISIPFAKPYHLSKKYGTRYDAESVILKVHTDEGIVGLGEADPLNPFSDETPATVMAVTRDLIAPHLIGQNPIRISALESHLDMLVHGNLLARGAVNMALFDISGKSYNLPAHMLLGGLYQDKLPLLSPIGSGTPDEDANSIQKSIEDGYKTVMLKMGALPIEDEIQRMITAEKKFGDRIKIIVDANQGWTLAETLEFIDGISGSRPVLLEQPIERDDVEGLKRIRSRAPCPLSADEGVASIRDAATLIREQAVDAFSIKVSKNGGLSKSKRIAEMTHAFGLKVLMNSMFDFGITQAASLQLGCVLPNLLDMGHAYMSVLRMSDDITDFAKNISRSVVTVPSQPGLGVALNEDKLKKYTKDYSKIS; this is encoded by the coding sequence ATGAAGATTACCGGACTCGAGCTGTTTCATATTTCGATACCCTTTGCCAAACCATATCACCTGTCCAAAAAATACGGTACTCGCTATGATGCCGAATCTGTTATTTTAAAGGTTCACACCGATGAGGGCATTGTCGGTCTAGGTGAGGCAGATCCGTTGAATCCATTTTCTGACGAGACTCCCGCGACGGTCATGGCCGTCACTCGTGATTTGATTGCGCCACATTTGATAGGACAAAACCCGATCCGTATCTCGGCCCTGGAATCCCATTTGGACATGTTGGTGCATGGCAATCTGCTGGCCAGGGGAGCAGTCAATATGGCGCTTTTCGACATTTCAGGTAAATCCTATAATCTGCCCGCGCACATGCTGCTGGGCGGTTTATACCAAGATAAATTGCCGCTGCTGAGCCCTATCGGCAGTGGAACCCCCGATGAGGACGCAAACTCCATCCAAAAATCGATCGAGGATGGATATAAAACGGTCATGCTCAAAATGGGTGCCCTTCCGATCGAAGATGAAATCCAACGCATGATCACTGCTGAGAAAAAATTCGGTGACCGTATTAAAATCATTGTCGATGCCAACCAGGGCTGGACGTTGGCTGAAACCTTGGAATTTATCGACGGCATTAGTGGAAGTCGCCCTGTATTACTTGAACAGCCCATAGAACGTGATGACGTAGAAGGACTTAAGCGGATTCGTAGTCGCGCACCCTGCCCGCTGAGTGCCGATGAGGGTGTCGCCTCGATCCGGGACGCAGCAACATTGATCCGGGAGCAGGCGGTAGATGCCTTCAGTATCAAAGTTTCCAAAAATGGTGGTTTGAGCAAGTCAAAAAGAATTGCGGAAATGACCCATGCTTTTGGCCTAAAGGTCTTAATGAACAGCATGTTTGACTTTGGAATAACCCAGGCGGCTTCATTGCAGTTGGGCTGTGTGCTGCCGAACCTGCTGGACATGGGACATGCTTACATGTCCGTGCTTAGAATGTCGGATGACATTACTGACTTTGCCAAAAACATATCCCGATCGGTTGTGACGGTTCCATCCCAACCCGGTCTCGGGGTTGCACTGAATGAGGATAAGCTTAAAAAGTATACCAAAGATTACTCTAAAATTAGCTGA
- a CDS encoding NAD/NADP octopine/nopaline dehydrogenase family protein translates to MTTFSKKPKFAVLGTGNSGQTFAADIALKGYSVNLAEVPEFEAALRAIEKKGGIEISGDAGSGFAKLNMVTTDLKAAIKGVDIIIIGGSAHAHEPFSKALAHQFEDGQFILFTSNFGALRFHKWMKEAGVTARVTPVETISLLYATRASEPGVVACIGLKSKLPTAALPASRTAEFLEKIRPVFPQFVAAENVWSTSLNNLNPIVHPPMVLFNAGRIEATGGEGWNLYADGATESVARVMLSMDKERMALLKLISTDGIPIKDSFETFYANYSLGKKTLSETLRQSPIHSDPVFPAPSSVDTRYINEDLPFGLVPWSLIGRAWGVPTPTINAVIRIASTMLGVDYFQKGLTAEDLGIKDKEPQNVKAILA, encoded by the coding sequence ATGACTACATTTTCAAAAAAGCCAAAATTTGCAGTTCTCGGCACCGGTAACTCGGGCCAAACTTTTGCAGCGGATATTGCCTTAAAAGGCTATTCGGTTAACCTGGCAGAGGTGCCTGAGTTTGAAGCCGCCCTTCGCGCAATTGAAAAAAAAGGCGGTATCGAGATATCCGGCGATGCCGGCAGCGGTTTTGCCAAATTGAATATGGTTACCACCGATCTCAAAGCAGCCATTAAGGGTGTAGATATCATCATTATCGGCGGATCGGCCCATGCGCATGAACCTTTCAGCAAGGCATTGGCCCACCAATTCGAGGATGGCCAGTTTATCCTGTTTACATCCAATTTTGGGGCGCTGCGTTTTCATAAATGGATGAAAGAGGCCGGAGTCACCGCCCGGGTAACGCCGGTTGAGACCATTTCGCTCTTATATGCCACCCGGGCCTCAGAGCCAGGAGTGGTGGCCTGCATTGGCTTAAAAAGTAAGCTTCCAACAGCAGCCCTGCCGGCCAGTCGGACAGCGGAGTTTTTGGAAAAAATCAGACCCGTATTCCCCCAATTTGTTGCCGCCGAAAATGTGTGGTCCACAAGCCTTAACAATTTAAATCCCATCGTTCACCCGCCCATGGTTTTGTTCAACGCCGGGCGAATTGAAGCAACCGGCGGTGAAGGCTGGAACCTGTATGCAGATGGTGCCACCGAATCAGTTGCCAGAGTCATGTTGTCAATGGACAAAGAGCGCATGGCCCTGCTCAAACTTATCAGCACGGATGGTATTCCGATAAAAGATTCATTTGAAACATTTTATGCCAATTATTCGTTGGGCAAAAAAACCTTGTCTGAAACCCTTCGGCAAAGCCCCATTCACAGCGATCCGGTCTTTCCGGCGCCGTCATCCGTAGATACGCGTTACATAAACGAGGATTTACCCTTTGGCCTGGTCCCCTGGTCTTTGATCGGCCGCGCCTGGGGTGTGCCCACACCCACCATAAATGCAGTCATCCGGATTGCTTCAACCATGTTGGGTGTCGACTATTTCCAGAAAGGATTGACTGCTGAGGATTTGGGAATCAAGGATAAGGAACCTCAGAATGTAAAAGCAATTCTGGCGTAA
- a CDS encoding ABC transporter permease has translation MKLESIKDFFVTQYGIITSNRFGIFGAVILIFFAVVAILAPWIAPHDLWEPLRDSNGKLAMLRPPSLEFPLGTTAMGRDILSQMILATRTTFLIGLVSGLISIIIGANIGLFSAYYGGKIDEILMRFTDIVYGMPFLPFLIVLISLFGRNIWFVIIAICCIVWRTSARVVRSQALSIRQRQFIMAARARGCSNLRIIYGHIMPNILPLLLLYTSFNIAWSVLAEAGASFLGFSDPDNLTWGGMLYNLWISGKIRTAWWWFAWPSICIILMVSALVFISRAYEEVANPRLKQR, from the coding sequence ATGAAACTGGAAAGCATAAAAGACTTTTTTGTTACCCAGTACGGCATTATCACAAGCAACCGTTTCGGTATCTTCGGCGCTGTGATTCTCATTTTTTTCGCTGTGGTCGCCATTCTGGCCCCCTGGATTGCCCCTCACGATTTATGGGAGCCACTGCGGGATTCCAATGGCAAGCTGGCCATGCTAAGGCCGCCATCGTTGGAGTTTCCGCTGGGCACCACCGCCATGGGCCGCGACATTTTGAGTCAGATGATCCTCGCCACCCGGACCACATTCCTGATCGGATTGGTGTCCGGGCTGATCTCCATCATCATCGGCGCCAACATTGGGCTGTTCTCAGCTTACTATGGCGGAAAAATTGATGAAATTCTAATGCGTTTTACCGATATCGTGTACGGCATGCCCTTCCTGCCGTTTCTAATCGTCTTGATCTCACTTTTCGGCCGCAATATTTGGTTTGTGATTATCGCCATCTGTTGCATCGTCTGGCGCACCTCGGCCCGGGTGGTTCGCTCCCAGGCCCTTTCCATCCGGCAACGCCAGTTCATCATGGCGGCCAGGGCCAGAGGTTGCAGCAATTTGCGCATCATTTACGGGCATATCATGCCCAACATCCTGCCGCTATTACTCCTCTATACCTCTTTTAACATTGCCTGGTCCGTTCTTGCTGAGGCTGGCGCCAGCTTTTTAGGATTTAGCGATCCGGACAACCTTACCTGGGGCGGCATGTTATATAACCTCTGGATTTCGGGAAAAATCCGGACGGCATGGTGGTGGTTTGCCTGGCCCTCGATCTGTATTATCCTGATGGTCAGCGCCCTGGTTTTCATTTCCCGGGCGTACGAGGAAGTGGCCAATCCACGCCTAAAACAGCGATAG
- a CDS encoding NAD/NADP octopine/nopaline dehydrogenase family protein, whose translation MKKNIKYAVLGSGHGGRAVCGQIAEKGYPVIMYEPLEETEDYLKIRQEKEMFLDGDIQAGGKLSGATMAIEEAVKDSNVILIVVPSFAHKPIFAKLVPHLVDGQHVIIVPGNYGGLRLKKMMSDRGIKRNITISETVSLPYACRISTYNTVTIYKKKFRLKIATSPGGDNPEVVDIMNDIFSGDVHFIPGKNLLEVDLDNPNQTLHPLPVLLNYGGIENNPETFRHYMDGITPLISAKMMQMDEERLAIGKALSLELMSTLEQLKMYYGENDAKTYYEYVNSPQSPYTDVIGHNVQSRYLTEDVPGLNVPALQMAKKAAVESPIIELTVRLTSWLHDVDYVSTGTNLEKLGIAHKTPEEIVSLTA comes from the coding sequence ATGAAAAAAAACATAAAATATGCCGTGTTAGGGAGTGGACATGGCGGAAGAGCCGTTTGCGGGCAGATCGCTGAAAAAGGCTATCCTGTCATCATGTATGAGCCCCTTGAAGAAACAGAGGACTATCTGAAAATCAGGCAAGAAAAAGAGATGTTTTTAGATGGGGACATTCAAGCCGGTGGTAAACTCAGCGGCGCTACCATGGCTATTGAGGAGGCTGTAAAAGACAGCAATGTTATTTTAATTGTTGTCCCTTCTTTTGCGCATAAACCCATATTTGCAAAATTGGTCCCGCACCTTGTCGACGGCCAGCATGTCATCATTGTTCCCGGAAATTATGGCGGCTTGCGATTAAAAAAAATGATGTCCGATCGCGGGATCAAGCGCAACATCACCATATCTGAAACGGTCTCACTTCCATACGCATGTCGGATTAGCACATACAATACCGTCACGATTTATAAGAAAAAATTCCGCCTGAAAATAGCCACCTCTCCTGGCGGCGACAACCCGGAAGTGGTTGACATTATGAACGATATTTTTTCGGGTGATGTCCATTTTATCCCCGGGAAAAATTTGCTGGAAGTCGATTTGGATAACCCCAATCAGACCCTCCATCCGCTTCCGGTGCTCTTAAATTACGGCGGCATCGAAAATAATCCGGAAACCTTTCGTCATTACATGGACGGCATAACCCCCCTGATCTCTGCAAAGATGATGCAAATGGACGAAGAACGCCTTGCCATAGGCAAAGCGCTCTCGTTGGAGCTCATGTCAACGCTAGAGCAGCTAAAGATGTATTACGGAGAAAACGACGCTAAAACCTATTATGAGTATGTGAATAGTCCGCAAAGCCCTTACACAGATGTCATCGGTCACAATGTGCAAAGTCGTTATCTGACCGAAGATGTTCCGGGTCTGAATGTTCCCGCCTTGCAAATGGCAAAAAAAGCAGCCGTGGAATCCCCGATTATCGAATTGACCGTTCGGTTGACCTCGTGGCTTCACGACGTGGATTATGTTTCAACGGGAACGAATCTTGAAAAGCTTGGAATCGCCCATAAGACGCCGGAAGAGATCGTTTCTCTGACTGCATAG